A genomic region of Microbacterium schleiferi contains the following coding sequences:
- the recR gene encoding recombination mediator RecR — protein sequence MYDGIVQDLIDEFGRLPGIGPKSAQRITFHILQTPTFDVSRLSQLLAEVREKVRFCEICGNVSEQDRCAICRDPRRNQTLICVVEDAKDVSAIERTREFRGLYHVLGGAISPIAGIGPDDLRIAPLMQRLADGTVQEVILATNPNLEGEATATYLSRLLHTLQITVTRLASGLPVGGDLEYADEVTLGRAFEGRRSV from the coding sequence ATGTACGACGGCATCGTCCAAGACCTCATCGACGAGTTCGGTCGCCTTCCCGGGATCGGACCCAAGTCGGCGCAGCGGATCACCTTCCACATCCTGCAGACCCCGACTTTCGATGTGTCGCGACTCTCGCAACTGCTCGCCGAGGTACGCGAGAAGGTTCGGTTCTGCGAGATCTGCGGCAACGTGTCGGAGCAGGATCGGTGCGCAATCTGCCGCGACCCCCGCCGCAACCAGACGCTGATCTGCGTCGTGGAGGATGCGAAGGACGTCTCGGCGATCGAGCGGACCCGTGAGTTCCGTGGTCTGTACCACGTCCTCGGCGGTGCGATCAGCCCCATCGCGGGCATCGGCCCCGACGACCTGCGCATCGCTCCGCTCATGCAGCGCTTGGCCGACGGCACCGTGCAGGAAGTCATCCTCGCCACCAACCCCAACCTCGAGGGTGAGGCAACCGCGACCTACCTGTCACGCCTGTTGCACACTCTGCAGATCACGGTGACCAGACTCGCCTCGGGTCTGCCGGTCGGCGGTGACCTCGAGTACGCCGAC